A part of Candidatus Thermoplasmatota archaeon genomic DNA contains:
- the pcn gene encoding proliferating cell nuclear antigen (pcna), which translates to MFSAKVKSDVLKGIIDVTSPLVNEVKFNITPKGISLRAVDPAHVAMVDLEVESKAFEEFKADNMELGIDIDKLSSIMRLSGSDDVVQLDYDEESNRLIIKIGNLVRRMGLIDTAGMPDPKMPNISLPAKVVIKASELNQGVRASEAVSDHLALTVNKDNFELYAEGDTDTVNLKLPKDLLIELNASSRCKSLFSIDYFSNMIKSVKGEDPVTILLGNDNPIRVEFNIADNKGHVTYLLAPRIESE; encoded by the coding sequence ATGTTTAGTGCTAAGGTAAAATCAGATGTGCTTAAAGGGATAATTGATGTGACGTCTCCATTGGTGAATGAAGTTAAATTTAATATAACACCAAAAGGTATTTCGCTACGGGCTGTTGACCCGGCTCATGTGGCGATGGTTGATCTTGAGGTGGAGAGTAAGGCTTTTGAAGAGTTTAAGGCAGATAATATGGAGCTTGGCATAGATATTGATAAACTTAGTAGTATTATGCGTCTTTCAGGATCTGATGATGTGGTTCAGCTTGACTATGATGAGGAATCAAATCGTTTGATTATAAAGATTGGTAACCTTGTTAGGAGAATGGGGTTGATTGATACAGCTGGTATGCCTGATCCTAAGATGCCGAATATAAGTTTACCAGCTAAGGTAGTTATCAAGGCATCTGAGCTTAATCAGGGTGTACGTGCATCTGAGGCTGTATCAGATCATCTTGCACTTACAGTGAATAAGGATAATTTTGAGTTGTATGCTGAGGGGGATACAGACACGGTTAATTTAAAACTGCCGAAGGATCTTTTAATTGAGTTAAATGCATCTAGTAGATGTAAAAGCTTGTTTTCCATTGATTACTTTAGTAACATGATAAAATCTGTTAAAGGAGAAGATCCTGTAACTATACTTCTTGGTAACGACAACCCAATTAGGGTTGAGTTTAACATAGCTGATAACAAAGGGCATGTTACGTATCTGCTTGCACCTCGTATAGAATCTGAATAA